In the genome of Bremerella sp. P1, the window GACCTTTTACAGCAGATGGTTGATCCATCGAGTCAGATCAACGAGAAGTTCCAAAACGTGCAGTTCCTCACCATCGGCGGCCGCGTGATTACCGGCGTCATTGTGAAAGAGGACAAGCAGGCATACCATCTGGCGACCAACCTTCTGACGCCTAACAGCTTGACGACCATTCCTAAGGATGACGTCGAGCAGATGGCTCCGTCGAAGATCTCGCCGATGCCCGGCGGCCTGCTCAACACGCTGACCAAGGAAGAGATCTACGATCTTCATTCCTACCTGGAAGCTGGCGGATACGAGATGCCGGAGCATCTGAAGCATCTGCATAATCATGGCAATCATGGTCAGGCTGAGTAGCAACGAAAAAAGCCCTGCCAGGCAATGCGAAGTCTTGCTGCTTACCTCCGCATCGGTCTGACAGGGCTCAGCGATCAACGCTGCCCTCGCTTCCTATTCCCACTCGGCGAACATGGCATCGACGTATTCCGGTTCGCTGACTAATTCTCCGATCACGCGTCCGAACATGGCCGCCGAGTCATAGTTTTCGGCCGTGATGATGCGACCATCGACGATCACGTCATCTTCGACAGTCGTTGGATCACCGATCGAGCCGGACTGGACCATCGTGCCACCATTAAGTTCAATGGTCTGGCGTGTCGTGTAGATCTGCTGATCGGAACTCGGAGCCGAGCCTGCCCATGCAGAGACCGTTTTGCCTTCCAATAGGCTCGTGCCGTCTACTTCGGCATAGGCCAACACCGAAACACCATGGCAGATGGCAGCGACGTACTTATCCTGTTCGACGAAGTCGTTGATCAGGTCGTTAACCGTGGTCTTAAGTGCCTCGGTGCTGTTGTAGGCACCGTGGTCGTAGGTTCCCTCGAATGCGTATTGGTAGCTGGAAGCTCCCCAGCCGCCGACAAAGACGATCGCGGAGTAGTCTTCCGCTTCAACGTCCGTCAGAGCCAAGTCAGGCGTGACAAATCCACCGTCGGCACCCTGGCCGGAATTCGCATGCGGACGTGCTACTTCCGTCGTGGTTGCTGCCACAACAACTTCTAGCCCCTGTGCTTCGAGGGATTGTCGCGTGTCGCCGTATTCCTGGTAGTAGAAGTCTTGATTGGCGATCACCATCAAAACTGGTTGGGGTTGGTTGGCTGTTGGCGTTTCGTCAGGTGTGTCGGTCTCTTCCGGGATCGACTCGGCGACGGCTACCATCACCGTTTGGCTCGTCGCATGGTTCCCATCGGTCGCACCGATTTCGATCTGGAAGCTGCCGGTGTAGTCGGCGTCAGGGGTGATCACCAGAACGTCCCCATCGACATGAACGCTGGCGTCAATCGTTTCGGGCTCGGCGATCAGGTCGGGATTGTCGTAATGGGTTGAGTCAAAGTTCGCCAGCAGAGTGCTATGGGCAAAGGAACCTTGCCACTGATAGAACTCGCCTGATGGCATAACGTAGAACCAGCCCCCGTTGCCTGAGCGAATCCAGCGTTCGTTA includes:
- a CDS encoding DJ-1/PfpI family protein — translated: MSRFNLFTTRKPGKKASAHRKHRRLGRNLQSLEDRRMMAGDVATAELMPLESEYVETSTIDPAAQENWTIDPIADLEATSGQTLETMLTVSGDVETEALIFSASIVSTIEQQLDAQYDLVESDDYHTNCLGNNERWIRSGNGGWFYVMPSGEFYQWQGSFAHSTLLANFDSTHYDNPDLIAEPETIDASVHVDGDVLVITPDADYTGSFQIEIGATDGNHATSQTVMVAVAESIPEETDTPDETPTANQPQPVLMVIANQDFYYQEYGDTRQSLEAQGLEVVVAATTTEVARPHANSGQGADGGFVTPDLALTDVEAEDYSAIVFVGGWGASSYQYAFEGTYDHGAYNSTEALKTTVNDLINDFVEQDKYVAAICHGVSVLAYAEVDGTSLLEGKTVSAWAGSAPSSDQQIYTTRQTIELNGGTMVQSGSIGDPTTVEDDVIVDGRIITAENYDSAAMFGRVIGELVSEPEYVDAMFAEWE